GCACGATTTGAACCCAATTCATACGGGTTCAGACCAGGACGCTCATGCCATGATGCAATCCAAGCAATCTTTAATGCTATTAAGCAAAAACCCAAGTTTGTGCTTGATGCAGATATCGCTCAATGCTTTGATGGCATCGACCATGAACAATTGCTCAATAAAATCAATACCTATCCCAAATTACGAAGACAAATTCGGGCTTGGCTGAAAAGCGGAGTTATGGACGGTAAGCAATTGTTCCCGACATCAAAGGGTACGCCACAGGGAGGGGTCATTTCTCCACTTCTGGCTAACATTGCCCTTCATGGGATGGAATATCAGATTAAGGAATTTGTTAAAACTTTACCCGGAAAATTATCACCCAGAGATAAAGCTAAGGCAATAAGCTTAATCCGATATGCCGATGACTTTGTGATTCTTCACGAAGACATAACCATTGTCCAACGATGTCAAGAAATAATTTCTGAATGGTTAAAAGGCATGGGATTGGAATTGAAACCTAGTAAAACCAGAATAACTCATACTCTTAACCCGTATGAGAATCAAGAACCTGGATTTGATTTTCTAGGGTTTAATGTTCGACAATACAAAGTCGGAAAACATCACTCTGGAAGAACCACAAAAGGTGGACGATTACTAGGATACAAAACCCTCATCAAACCCAGTCGGCAATCGATTAAGGAATATTATCAAAACATCAGCGAAGTGATTGACAAACATCAATCAGCACCCCAAAAGGCTTTGATTGATAACTTAAACCCGATAATCCGGGGATGGTGCAATTATTTTTCGGGTGTGGTGAGTAAAGATATCTATGCTAAAATAGATCATCTTATATTCTACAAATTGTTAAGCTGGGGTAAACATCGTCATCAGAATAAAACTGATAAATGGGTGGCGAATAGATATTGGCATTCTGAGGGAAATAGAAACTGGGTATTTGCTTGTCGTAAGGAGGATAAATTAACTCGACTACTACTCCATGCAGATACTCCTATAAAATCCCATGTCAAAGTCAAAGAAAATCTATCGCCCTATGATGGTAACTGGAAATACTGGAGTCAAAGAATGGGCAAACGCCCGGAAGTTCCTAAAAGAGTAGCAATGCTCTTGAAGAAACAAAATGGGAAATGCTCAGAATGCGGATTGTACATTAAAGAAGAAGATGTACTAGAAATCGGGACTTATCCTTCCTTTATCAAAAGGCGGAAAAGATGAGTACAAAAACCTTCAACTTCTACATCGACATTGCCACGACAAGAAAACCGTCAGAGATGACAGTTCTCAAGGTACTCATGACAAGAGCCAAATCATTGAGGAGCCGGATGAGGTGAAAGTCTCAAGTCCGGTTCTGAAGACGAGCAGTAACCGTGAGGTTATTGCTTAGTTTAACTATTCCTCATCTGAAAAGTTGTGTAACTGCCCCAGAAATTAGCCTGTGTATGGCAGAACAAACTTCTCAAGAAGCAATGCACAATCAGTCCTATCAATACATGATAGAGACGATTATTCCATCGGATCGGAGAAATTTTGTCTATGATTTTTGGAGAACAGATGAAGTTTTACGCGATCGCTGTGAATTTATTGCCGGAATTTATCAAAAATATATTGATGATTCCACGGCTGAAAACTATTTCATTGCTCTGTTAGCCGATTATATGTTAGAAGGGCTTTACTTCTACAATGGGTTAAATTAATGGCCCCCTAGCACCGCGAGATGTTAGTGAAAACTCATCAAATTGCTGGAACTCCCTAAAGCCTTTATACCAAAGCGAAATTAGAAATGATAAGCGCGGCTGTGCGAGAGCAGAAAAAAGTTAAAGGATTGATTGGAAGCCGCAAGGGATCTAATCTTTACAATGGGCAATCAGCAGCCAAGCTCCGCATAAAAGGAGAAGGTTCAACGAACAGAGGGTGAGTATCTTTAACCGACTTGACCATAAACGGATTGACTTTGATAATGGATTTATCATCTGATTTAATAGTGATCTGTATGGCAAGTTTAACAGGTGTTGTCTATCAGATTAAAAATCTTAAAAACGACAGGTTAAAGATAATGGTATGTTCTAGCCCCTACTGAAAGGATGGGTAGTAGCGTTATCTACTTCTACAATTTAGCGTCACGGATGTTAATGCCGGGATCGGCTGATATATTCAAAATGATTAACCGTGATGAACTTTCTCATGTTCGGTTATTCCAAAAGTTAATTCCTGAAGCCATGCAAGTATTTACCCACTCCGTTGACCAAATTTATGAAATGTTCAATACTGCCGTTGAACATGAGTGTAAATGGACGAATCATATTGTGGGAAATAATATCTTAGGAATCACCGAATCTAGTACCGAACAATACACCAAATATCTAGCCAATATTCGGCTACGTTCTATCGGTTTAGAACCCCTTTACACCGATAAAAAGTACAGTAAAAGTCCCTATACCCATTTAGAACGCTTCTCGGATACCAAAAAAGAAGCGCATACTAAAGCTAATTTCTTTGAAGCCAGCGTCACCAGTTATGTGATGTCTTCCGGTGTCAGTGGTTGGGACGAAATTTAACCTCTCGTAGAGACGCGCCATGGCGCGTCTCTACCGTTGGGATAAAATTTGTGTCACCATAGATAGAATAGCTTTCTAGCACTATTTGCTCGAACTCTGTATGAATACTATCCCTCCTACAACCGAGAGTCTTATTCCCACAGAAAGACTCAAGAGTTTAATTAATCAATCGATTACAACCCTAGAAACCTTGCTTCAAGATCAGAAAGTTTCCCCTTCAGAACGAGCGAATATTGCCTTAAAAATATTAGAACTGGCAGGATGTTCTTCTGTTACTCCCCTTGAACTTTTACAATCTCCTTCTCTGCTGAGTTCATCTTCACTTTCTAACAAGGTTCCTGTTCCCCAACTTGCTGCAACGACCGTTGAAGTTCTCCCAACTTCAGCACCTATTATTCCTGAGAATCAGCTAACAATTTTACCCGCCAATTATGTCCAAATTGAAAGTTTCTTATCCCCGAAAGAACACGAAGAAGCCTTAAAAATTGCTTTAAAACAACCGAGTAAATTTGTCAATTCTAAAACGACGACTCAAGCCATTAATTATCGTAAATCTTCTATTTTATATGCAACGCTATTCCCTGATTTTTATGAATTTCTCCGTAAAAAAATAATTGCTACACTTCCTTCAATTTTAACCCAATTAAATATTACACCCTTTAGCGTTGCTCAAGTAGAAATGCAATTAACCGCTCATAATGATGGGTGTTTTTATAAAATTCATAATGATTCTGGAAGTCCTGAAACCAATACTCGCATCCTAACTTACGTTTATTATTTTTATAAAGAACCTAAAAATTTTTCGGGGGGAAATTTAAGATTGTATGCAACGGAATGGCAAAATGGTTATGCTTTAAATGAACGGGAATTTATTGACATTGAACCTCATAATAATAGTATCGTTTTTTTTGATAGTCGTTGTAAACATGAAGTTATGCCCGTTAGTTGTCCGTCCCGACGCTTTGAAGATGGACGCTTTACCCTCAATGGTTGGTTACGCGCTGAATAACCTAGTTATCGTGGTCGGGTGTACAGTTTCAAAAACTGTCTACTATTATTAACAAGTTCTGTCAACCCCCATTAAGATAGACCCAAACTAATACAAAATGGGAGCAACAGTAATGAGCAATAAACAAATGGTTGCACAAAAAGACACACCCGCTTGGATTCTTCAAGTTTGGGTTTCGTTTATTCTTGCTGTGTCTACAACTGCGGTTGGGATTGCTTACCTCCCCGTTGATATTTGGGTCAAAGGATTTATGGGAATGGGATTAACTTTCTCGGTGGGTTCCTCTTTTACCTTAGCGAAAACAATTCGAGATAATCACGAAGCCGAAAAACTATTATCTAAAGTTGATCAAGCTAAATTAGAGAAATTATTAGCTGAATATAACCCAATAAAGTAATTAATCAGTAGGGTGCGTAAGAGCTTCTCGCACGCACCTAGTCATACCTATTGAATTGATTATATCAAATGAGAAACCAAAAACAATTAGATATATTATTAATTGATTCCTTTTTTTGACATATAGATTTTAAACAAAGGGTCAAGAAAAAATTTAGAGTGATTTGCTTCTTTTCCTCTTTCTAGTAACCCTCGACGTTGTAGAGATTGTATTCCATTGATGATTTCGTCCAAGGACAATTTTAACACTAATATCATGGGTTCAATCTCTACTTCCTCTGATTGATTTGCCATTTCAATTATAATTTGTTTTTCTACTACAGATAAACGTTGCCAATGGCTTTGAAAAAGAAATTCTAAATCTCCTAAAAATACAGTTTTACTGTTTAAAAAATTAGAAACATAACCATTAAAAAGATTGTCTATTGTATTAGCAATTAGTTTTAAGGCCATAGGATGACCTTGATACAGGTTAATCAACTCTAGCCATTGTTCCTCATCCAGTAATTCTTTCTCCTCTAAAATTGCTTTTCCTCCCTCTCCTAACCCTTGTAAATGTAAAGTCCTAATACAAGAATTTTTTCCCTCTAAGATATAAATTTCTCTCGGTTTTTCCCAACTCAGAAGTATTAAACAACTGGGATGGCATGAAGTCGCAATTTGTTTAAAAAATAAGCCATAATCTTCATAATTCGGTAAATATTGACCCGCTAATTGTCCTGAAATAAAAATAGATTGCAGATCATCTAAAATTAGTAAACATCGATAAGAACGAAAATAATCTAAAACAGTAGGCAAAGGAGAATCTTCTGTTTGAGATAAACATTGAATTAAATTTGTTTTCAATTCTAATAATAGGGGTTTTTGGCTTAAACTTCGCCAAATAATAATATCAAATTCCTGTTGAATTTCTTTAATGAGTTGAACTGCGATCGCACTTTTCCCAATTTCACTCAGTCCGTATATTGTAATAAGTCGCATCTGTTCTTCTAATATCCATTGTTTTAGGGTAGAGAGTTCAGAAGTGCGATCATAAAAGCTTAAAACTTCGGGTGCTTCTGTCAAATCAGATTTTCTAGGTTGATTTAGATTAGGGTTATTGTTATTAGGTGGGTGCGATCTATCTTTTTGTAAATCAGGGTTTTGATGTTGTGTTATTTCTGAAAATTGTGAATTTTTACCATTCAAATTAACGCTATTATTGACAATATTTACACAATTATTAGTGATATTACTATAAGAACCTAATGTTTCAAAAAGAGAACGAAAGTTTGACTGTTTTATATCTTCCTCTAGGATATCAGATAGAAGTTTCCATAATTTCCAAGCTTGTTTTTTAACATGATCATGACTACAGTTATAATTCTCTGCGATTTCTCCGTATTTTTGATGTTGCCAAGTTCCTTCTAGTATCGCTTTTTGCAGAGAGTCGAGATGTTTTCCTGTTTTAGCAAACACCTGTTCATCAGTCCACTGCAAGACTTCTTGAATATCCATAAATGTAGGTGAGGTTGTTGTTGAGTCTGAATTTTTACCACTTTATCCCACTTTTTGCAATTATGGTAACTTTTTCCCACTTTTTCCCACGATTTGAGAACCCGAAATATTTCAAAAGTTCCCACACTATACCACTATTTTCGCTTGTGTCAACCACCAATAGAATGATATTTTATTGAGAACAATGTAATTATTAAATTTTATAATTCAACACCAAAACTTTGTAAATTTCAGATTATCTAGTTTTTCATTAGGAGAGTGCTCATGGCATTTGGATCTAATTCAGTTCGTTTTCAAACAAAATTTTTAATTGGCTGGGCAATTTTAGGATTAGTCCCAGCGATGGGTCTGTTTATTGATGAAATGATTTCACCGTCGGGAAGCTTTAATGGAATTGGAGATCTTTTAGGCAATGCTATTGCTATTATCCCAGGTATGGTCATTTTCGGTGGTTTCTGTTTATTAATTGACGGCCTTTTTTGTCATCAAGGTAGCTTTTCACAAGTAACTCATCCCGAATGGTTTTGGTATGTTTACCCAGTTTTCTTTGTCTGGTCACTTACCCTAACTTTTTTATTGGGTTTCTTAGGTATCAAAAGTTCTAGTTCGGGAAGATCCCCTTCTTCAATTACCCCGGAAGATGTGAAAAAAGAAGTAGATAATATGACTATTGATGAATTTTTAAAAAATTTTGATGACGCGCTCAAACAAGAAGAAAAACAAGGAAGAATAAATCCTGAACAACAAAAAATTATTCGTAAGCTCCGAAAATTAGATCGTTCAAAATATAATCAACGTTTCCAGGAAATTCTTAATGATAATGAGTTGTATGAGTTTTATAAATTATTTATAAAATTGGTAATGTCACTAGGACGGAGAGTAGGATAATGGGACAGGAAAAGAGATATTTTGAAAATATTACAATTGATAAAAATAGTGAGCTATCAAAACGGCTTAATATTGAGCCGGGAGATTATTTTGGAGAATTTGATTTCAACAACCAAAAACTACGACTAACAAAACAAAGAAATACTAAGAATCGTAAAATCTATGAGATGACTGTAACATTTGAACAGTTATTATTAA
This is a stretch of genomic DNA from Planktothrix tepida PCC 9214. It encodes these proteins:
- a CDS encoding ribonucleotide-diphosphate reductase subunit beta, with the translated sequence MRLLLSLTIPHLKSCVTAPEISLCMAEQTSQEAMHNQSYQYMIETIIPSDRRNFVYDFWRTDEVLRDRCEFIAGIYQKYIDDSTAENYFIALLADYMLEGLYFYNGLN
- a CDS encoding ribonucleotide-diphosphate reductase subunit beta — translated: MGSSVIYFYNLASRMLMPGSADIFKMINRDELSHVRLFQKLIPEAMQVFTHSVDQIYEMFNTAVEHECKWTNHIVGNNILGITESSTEQYTKYLANIRLRSIGLEPLYTDKKYSKSPYTHLERFSDTKKEAHTKANFFEASVTSYVMSSGVSGWDEI
- a CDS encoding 2OG-Fe(II) oxygenase translates to MNTIPPTTESLIPTERLKSLINQSITTLETLLQDQKVSPSERANIALKILELAGCSSVTPLELLQSPSLLSSSSLSNKVPVPQLAATTVEVLPTSAPIIPENQLTILPANYVQIESFLSPKEHEEALKIALKQPSKFVNSKTTTQAINYRKSSILYATLFPDFYEFLRKKIIATLPSILTQLNITPFSVAQVEMQLTAHNDGCFYKIHNDSGSPETNTRILTYVYYFYKEPKNFSGGNLRLYATEWQNGYALNEREFIDIEPHNNSIVFFDSRCKHEVMPVSCPSRRFEDGRFTLNGWLRAE
- a CDS encoding YiaA/YiaB family inner membrane protein, which translates into the protein MSNKQMVAQKDTPAWILQVWVSFILAVSTTAVGIAYLPVDIWVKGFMGMGLTFSVGSSFTLAKTIRDNHEAEKLLSKVDQAKLEKLLAEYNPIK
- a CDS encoding NB-ARC domain-containing protein; its protein translation is MDIQEVLQWTDEQVFAKTGKHLDSLQKAILEGTWQHQKYGEIAENYNCSHDHVKKQAWKLWKLLSDILEEDIKQSNFRSLFETLGSYSNITNNCVNIVNNSVNLNGKNSQFSEITQHQNPDLQKDRSHPPNNNNPNLNQPRKSDLTEAPEVLSFYDRTSELSTLKQWILEEQMRLITIYGLSEIGKSAIAVQLIKEIQQEFDIIIWRSLSQKPLLLELKTNLIQCLSQTEDSPLPTVLDYFRSYRCLLILDDLQSIFISGQLAGQYLPNYEDYGLFFKQIATSCHPSCLILLSWEKPREIYILEGKNSCIRTLHLQGLGEGGKAILEEKELLDEEQWLELINLYQGHPMALKLIANTIDNLFNGYVSNFLNSKTVFLGDLEFLFQSHWQRLSVVEKQIIIEMANQSEEVEIEPMILVLKLSLDEIINGIQSLQRRGLLERGKEANHSKFFLDPLFKIYMSKKGIN